A genomic window from Triticum urartu cultivar G1812 chromosome 7, Tu2.1, whole genome shotgun sequence includes:
- the LOC125518665 gene encoding rab GTPase-activating protein 22-like, with product MKALRRSSTSSSSSSSSSPRTPSSPPPSSSRIHRRSLLLVASSASSLAALGKSAAAASASASPLLAADSSSSSPPNSDRGAIKSPWSRRKRKQALSCQNWSRLFSVNGKFRDGGRKFLKKVRSGGIEPGIRAEVWPFLLGVYDLNSSEEERNIIKTKKRNEYEKLRRKCHQILNCQKGFGLKVINEINNEGCSRGVPYLQDVSASVSVSAKVFNCSGSEANSPDNAACGAAECMDDDTSELTCVDPSMAESESSGSASSDEDDHGQISVCADIEENCAPEHKFVRSTSSKSDFFRSNKTPEDFATWQRIIRLDAIRANTDWALFSCNQDEISEEKALQRALSVGLKDYDHLEPYMIYHAARLVALLEAYALYDPEIGYCQGMSDLLSPIIAVMKEDHEAFWCFVGFMKKARHNFRLDEVGIRRQLKTVSQIIKHKDSHLYRHLQKLQAEDCFFVYRMVLVLFRRELTFEQTLCLWEVMWADQAAVRAGIGRSTWGRIRLHAPPTDDLLLYAIAACVLQRRRLIIERYSSMDEILRECHSMAGQLDVWRLLDDAHDLVVNLHNKI from the exons ATGAAGGCCCTGCGGCGATCCAGCACCTCGTCTTCGTCCTCATCCTCGTCGTCCCCGAGGACgccatcctcgccgccgccgtcttcGTCGCGGATCCACCGCCGTTCGCTTCTGCTCGTCGCCTCGTCGGCCTCCTCTTTGGCGGCGTTGGGGAAATCGGCCGCGGCGGCTTCGGCTTCAGCGTCGCCGTTGCTTGCGGCAGATTCCTCGTCGTCATCCCCACCGAATTCGGACCG AGGTGCAATTAAATCTCCATGGTCTCGGAGGAAAAGAAAACAAGCACTCTCTTGTCAAAACTGGAGCCGTCTATTTTCTGTGAATGGGAAGTTTCGTGATGGAGGAAGAAAATTTCTGAAGAAAGTTCGCAGTGGG GGAATTGAACCAGGTATCAGGGCTGAAGTTTGGCCCTTTCTACTTGGAGT CTATGATTTAAATAGTTCTGAAGAGGAAAGAAATATCATCAAGACAAAGAAAAG GAATGAGTACGAAAAGCTCAGGCGCAAATGCCATCAAATTCTGAACTGCCAAAAGGGATTTGGGCTAAAGGTCATAAATGAAATCAACAATGAGGGGTGTTCTCGTGGTGTGCCTTATCTGCAAGATGTTAGTGCAAGTGTTTCTGTATCAGCCAAGGTATTTAATTGTTCAGGGAGCGAGGCAAACAGTCCGGATAATGCTGCCTGTGGTGCTGCAGAATGCATGGATGATGATACAAGTGAGTTAACTTGTGTAGATCCATCTATGGCAGAATCAGAATCTTCTGGCTCTGCATCTTCTGATGAAGATGACCATGGCCAGATATCCGTCTGTGCTGATATAGAAGAGAACTGCGCTCCAGAGCATAAATTTGTCAGGAGTACCTCGTCCAAGTCAGACTTCTTTAGATCTAACAAAACTCCAGAGGATTTTGCAACATGGCAGCGCATTATACGTCTAGACGCTATCCGGGCAAACACAGACTGGGCTTTATTCTCCTGTAACCAGGATGAAATCTCCGAGGAAAAGGCATTGCAGCGTGCATTGTCTGTTGGTTTGAAAGATTATGACCATTTAGAGCCTTATATGATATATCATGCTGCCCGGTTAGTTGCATTGCTTGAGGCGTATGCACTCTATGATCCAGAGATTGGCTACTGCCAAGGTATGAGTGACCTGTTGTCACCTATAATTGCGGTAATGAAGGAAGACCATGAAGCATTTTGGTGCTTCGTGGGCTTCATGAAGAAAGCTCGGCACAACTTCAGGCTGGATGAGGTTGGAATAAGAAGACAGTTGAAAACTGTCTCCCAGATCATCAAGCACAAAGACTCGCACCTCTATAGACACCTGCAGAAGCTGCAGGCCGAGGACTGCTTCTTTGTGTACAGAATGGTGTTGGTCCTCTTCAGGAGAGAGCTCACCTTTGAGCAGACTTTATGCCTGTGGGAGGTGATGTGGGCTGATCAGGCCGCTGTTCGAGCTGGGATCGGAAGGTCCACATGGGGAAGGATAAGGCTCCATGCTCCTCCAACCGACGATTTGTTGCTCTATGCCATTGCAGCCTGCGTCCTGCAGAGGAGGAGGCTGATCATCGAGAGGTACAGCAGCATGGATGAGATACTGCGGGAGTGCCATAGCATGGCTGGGCAGCTTGACGTCTGGAGGCTTCTAGATGATGCGCACGACTTGGTTGTTAATCTCCATAATAAGATCTGA